Proteins from a genomic interval of Schaalia odontolytica:
- a CDS encoding ABC transporter ATP-binding protein gives MARIRGASADGEKLEGIEHPFPRLMRYIVRHYPVRIGLTIVCIILAAIASAVGAIFMQRIVDTVVTPGLESGFDAVRPTLVRLVLTMGIIFGVGVVGSFIYTRAMAIVTQGTLKHMRDDMFDSMERLPLRFFDTHPHGAIMSTFTNDTDAIRQLIGQSIPTLVQSGLTIVVLIATMLYYSVWLALVVFIVGALMASLTGKLGGLSGRFMSAQQKALADEEGYIEEMMDGQKVVQVFNHEQAAKEDFLAYNAKLFESSQKANIYGNVLMPALGNIGNIMYVVVAIVGGIMILRQTPNLHLVGFDVVTVGVVVSFLGMVRNFSQTIGQMSMQVPMITLGLAGAGRVFALIDQEAEEDHGYVTLVRAREGADGVIEPTEQRTGIWAWRHPHQAEGTVTYTRLRGELVMEGVDFSYDGEKEVLHDISLWAKPGQKIAFVGATGAGKTTITNLINRFYDIDDGKIRYDGINVNKIRKSDLRRSLGVVLQEVKLFTGTVMENIRYGRLDATDEECIAAAKLANADSFIRRLPEGYDTMLTGNGSNLSQGQAQLLSIARAAVADPPAMILDEATSSIDTRTEALVQRGMDNLMEGRTVFVIAHRLSTVRNSDAIMVMDQGRIIERGTHEDLIAQKGVYYQLYTGAFELE, from the coding sequence ATGGCCCGCATACGTGGAGCGAGTGCGGACGGCGAGAAGCTCGAGGGGATCGAGCATCCCTTCCCGAGGCTGATGCGCTACATCGTCCGCCACTACCCGGTGCGCATCGGTCTGACGATCGTGTGCATCATCCTGGCTGCTATCGCCTCCGCCGTGGGAGCGATCTTCATGCAGAGAATCGTCGACACGGTCGTCACCCCCGGCCTGGAGAGCGGATTTGACGCGGTGCGCCCCACCCTGGTGCGCCTTGTGCTCACGATGGGCATCATCTTCGGCGTCGGCGTCGTCGGAAGCTTCATCTACACGCGCGCGATGGCGATCGTCACCCAGGGGACTCTCAAGCACATGCGCGACGACATGTTCGACTCGATGGAACGTCTCCCGCTGCGCTTCTTCGACACCCATCCTCACGGGGCGATCATGTCGACATTCACCAACGACACGGACGCCATCCGCCAGCTCATCGGCCAGTCGATCCCCACCCTCGTCCAGTCCGGGCTCACGATCGTGGTTCTCATCGCGACGATGCTGTACTACTCCGTGTGGCTTGCCCTGGTCGTGTTCATCGTCGGTGCCCTCATGGCCTCGCTCACCGGAAAGCTGGGCGGTCTTTCGGGGCGCTTCATGAGCGCCCAGCAGAAGGCCCTGGCCGACGAGGAAGGCTACATCGAGGAGATGATGGACGGTCAGAAGGTCGTGCAGGTCTTCAACCACGAGCAGGCCGCGAAGGAGGATTTCCTCGCCTACAATGCTAAGCTCTTCGAATCCTCGCAGAAGGCCAACATCTACGGAAACGTCCTCATGCCGGCGCTGGGCAACATCGGCAACATCATGTATGTCGTCGTCGCGATCGTCGGTGGAATCATGATCCTGCGTCAGACTCCGAATCTCCACCTCGTCGGCTTCGACGTCGTCACCGTCGGAGTGGTCGTCTCGTTCCTGGGCATGGTTCGCAACTTTTCTCAGACGATCGGCCAGATGTCCATGCAGGTTCCCATGATCACGCTCGGCCTGGCCGGGGCAGGACGCGTCTTTGCGCTGATCGACCAGGAGGCCGAGGAGGACCACGGGTACGTGACGCTCGTGCGTGCTCGTGAGGGTGCCGACGGGGTTATCGAGCCGACCGAGCAGCGCACGGGCATCTGGGCGTGGCGCCACCCCCACCAGGCGGAGGGAACCGTCACCTACACGCGCCTGCGCGGTGAACTCGTCATGGAAGGCGTCGATTTTTCCTACGACGGGGAGAAGGAAGTCCTGCACGACATTTCCCTGTGGGCTAAGCCGGGGCAGAAGATCGCGTTCGTGGGCGCCACCGGAGCCGGAAAGACGACGATCACGAACCTGATCAATCGCTTCTACGACATCGACGACGGGAAGATCCGCTACGACGGCATCAACGTCAACAAGATCCGTAAGTCGGATCTGCGCCGCTCTCTCGGCGTAGTCCTCCAGGAGGTGAAGCTCTTTACCGGAACGGTCATGGAGAACATTCGCTACGGGCGCCTGGATGCCACCGACGAGGAGTGCATCGCGGCCGCGAAGCTCGCCAACGCGGACTCCTTCATTCGCAGACTCCCCGAAGGCTACGACACGATGCTGACGGGCAACGGGTCGAACCTGTCCCAGGGTCAGGCGCAGCTCCTGTCGATCGCCAGGGCTGCGGTTGCAGACCCGCCCGCCATGATCCTGGACGAGGCGACCTCCTCGATTGACACTCGCACGGAGGCGCTGGTTCAACGGGGCATGGACAATCTCATGGAGGGGCGCACGGTTTTCGTCATCGCCCACCGCCTGTCCACCGTTCGCAACTCCGACGCCATCATGGTGATGGACCAGGGGCGCATCATTGAACGCGGCACGCACGAGGACCTGATCGCGCAGAAGGGCGTCTACTACCAGCTCTACACGGGTGCCTTCGAGCTCGAGTAA
- the rpsT gene encoding 30S ribosomal protein S20 has product MANIKSQKKRILTNEKRRVRNQSVKSELKTLVRQTREAVEAGDKDKALAALRVASRKLDVAVSKGVIHKNQAANRKSKLARRVASLGD; this is encoded by the coding sequence GTGGCAAACATTAAGTCCCAGAAGAAGCGCATCCTCACCAACGAGAAGCGCCGCGTTCGCAACCAGTCCGTGAAGTCCGAGCTGAAGACCCTGGTCCGTCAGACCCGCGAGGCTGTCGAGGCCGGCGACAAGGACAAGGCTCTGGCCGCGCTGCGCGTTGCCTCGCGCAAGCTGGACGTCGCCGTCTCCAAGGGCGTCATCCACAAGAACCAGGCTGCGAACCGTAAGTCCAAGCTTGCGCGTCGCGTTGCCTCTCTCGGCGACTGA
- a CDS encoding type II toxin-antitoxin system PemK/MazF family toxin — protein MKSLVSGLIEAALGFLSGLSGSGHSDTQAPKSSPHSTSAPRTSPHSRPRTDAPRSRPARQADPATSNRPETSIREASIADALAHASYEPVMDGDADPGEVVWTWVPYQEDASVGKDRPAVVVGAHGEGVYILQLTSKDHTRDAAQEAAAGRYWFDIGSGAWDSKGRPSEVRLDRALWVKATDVRREGSILPRATWQRIVDALAEHHRCHGE, from the coding sequence ATGAAATCACTCGTCAGCGGCCTCATCGAAGCTGCCCTCGGCTTCCTGTCCGGACTGAGCGGGTCCGGCCACAGCGACACGCAGGCACCGAAATCCTCGCCGCACTCCACGTCCGCTCCGCGCACCTCCCCCCATTCTCGCCCGCGCACCGATGCCCCCCGGTCGCGCCCGGCGCGCCAGGCGGACCCCGCCACGTCGAATCGCCCCGAGACCTCGATCCGCGAGGCGAGTATCGCCGACGCGCTCGCCCACGCCTCCTACGAGCCGGTGATGGACGGAGACGCAGACCCCGGCGAGGTCGTCTGGACGTGGGTCCCCTACCAGGAGGACGCCTCCGTCGGAAAGGACAGGCCCGCCGTCGTCGTCGGCGCCCACGGCGAGGGCGTCTACATCCTGCAGCTCACCAGCAAGGACCACACCCGCGATGCCGCGCAGGAAGCCGCCGCAGGCCGCTACTGGTTCGACATCGGTTCGGGTGCCTGGGACTCGAAGGGACGCCCCTCGGAGGTGCGCCTTGATCGAGCGCTGTGGGTCAAGGCCACCGACGTTCGCCGCGAGGGCTCGATTCTTCCCCGCGCGACCTGGCAGCGCATCGTCGACGCCCTCGCCGAGCACCACCGCTGCCACGGCGAGTAG
- a CDS encoding tetratricopeptide repeat protein codes for MSTGTTHGPTLALDACGRSTRAAGEASDADARAMESIAAALRCADSGRIDHAIDHAMEVYGDERVSVEERLEAAKLCVDWHARLGAFEQCRRVAADAVRLGEQALERVHPLVLMLRNSEAYWLAILGCNDMAIRAFASLVADLRQCPGLDPQIAFAIRNNSAMPWKNVGKWRKAARVYRALLDDMEAQRDPADTTLLTVRDNLAEVLSADRQYEEAIGLYEENMDALLSVTDRGDWRVLRLRHEIARNTWMSGERNGGEDLWRILAEDCRRYLGDRDPLTARVRTILLTLATLRGDDEEASRLARKLRDDHPDDWEDCDLSEAISLITEVE; via the coding sequence ATGTCAACGGGAACAACGCACGGTCCGACGCTCGCCCTGGACGCATGTGGTCGGTCTACCCGTGCGGCGGGAGAGGCCAGCGATGCCGACGCGCGGGCGATGGAATCCATCGCGGCGGCGCTCAGGTGTGCGGATTCGGGCCGGATCGATCACGCGATCGATCACGCGATGGAGGTCTATGGCGACGAGCGCGTGTCTGTCGAAGAGCGGTTGGAGGCTGCCAAGCTGTGTGTCGACTGGCATGCTCGGTTGGGGGCGTTCGAACAATGCCGCCGGGTGGCTGCCGATGCCGTGCGACTGGGAGAGCAAGCGCTGGAGCGCGTTCACCCGCTCGTCCTCATGCTGCGTAACTCCGAGGCCTACTGGCTGGCAATTCTCGGCTGCAACGACATGGCGATACGCGCGTTCGCCTCTCTCGTCGCCGACCTCAGGCAGTGCCCCGGACTCGACCCACAGATCGCTTTCGCCATCCGCAACAACTCGGCCATGCCCTGGAAGAACGTGGGCAAGTGGCGCAAGGCGGCGCGCGTGTACCGCGCGCTGCTGGACGACATGGAGGCTCAGCGCGACCCCGCTGACACGACCCTGCTCACGGTGCGGGACAACCTCGCCGAGGTCCTGTCCGCGGACCGGCAGTACGAGGAGGCGATCGGCCTGTACGAGGAGAACATGGACGCGCTGCTCTCGGTGACCGATCGGGGTGATTGGCGCGTCCTGCGCCTGCGACATGAGATCGCCCGCAACACGTGGATGAGCGGCGAGAGAAACGGGGGAGAGGACCTGTGGCGCATCCTCGCCGAGGACTGCCGCAGATATCTCGGAGACAGGGATCCGCTCACGGCACGAGTACGGACTATCCTCCTGACGCTGGCCACCCTGCGAGGGGATGACGAGGAGGCCAGCCGTCTTGCGCGCAAGCTCCGCGACGACCACCCCGACGATTGGGAGGACTGTGACCTGAGTGAGGCCATCTCGCTCATTACCGAGGTGGAGTGA
- the lepA gene encoding translation elongation factor 4, which translates to MPIPTAAQQAQIRPSHTPQAQIRNFCIIAHIDHGKSTLADRMLQLTGVVEAREMRDQYLDRMDIERERGITIKSQAVRMPWAHDGVPYALNMIDTPGHVDFTYEVSRSLAACEGAVLLIDAAQGIEAQTLANLYLALENDLAIIPVLNKIDLPGAQPEKYAHEVAQLIGCEEDEVLRVSGKTGEGVEALLDRIVEVVPAPEGNPDAPTRAMIFDSVYDTYRGVVTYVRVVDGILSTRQRVRMMSTGATHELLELGVISPEPTPEEGIGAGEVGYLITGVKDVRQSRVGDTVTSHVHGATEPLAGYRDPNPMVFSGIYPVDGSDFPDLRDALERLQLNDAALTFEPESSAALGFGFRCGFLGLLHLEIIRERLEREFNLDLIATAPNVVYRVITEDGTQVRVDNPSEFPEGKISEVCEPVVNATILTPTEFTGTIMELCQERRGSMRGMDYLSEERVELHYQLPLAEIVFDFFDQLKSRTRGYASLDYQESGEQSADLVKVDILLNGDRVDAFSAIVHRDGAYAYGQRMTKRLKELIPRQQFEIPVQAAVGSRVIARETIKALRKDMLAKCYGGDITRKRKLLEKQKEGKKRMKSIGRVDVPQEAFIAALTSDVPTGKK; encoded by the coding sequence GTGCCCATCCCCACGGCCGCGCAGCAGGCTCAGATTCGCCCGTCGCACACCCCGCAGGCGCAGATCCGCAACTTCTGCATTATTGCGCACATCGACCACGGCAAGTCCACCCTCGCGGACCGCATGCTGCAACTCACCGGCGTCGTTGAGGCACGCGAGATGCGCGATCAGTACCTCGACCGCATGGACATCGAACGCGAACGAGGAATCACGATCAAGAGCCAGGCTGTGCGCATGCCGTGGGCGCACGATGGCGTTCCCTATGCGCTCAACATGATCGATACGCCCGGACACGTGGACTTCACCTACGAGGTTTCCCGCTCCCTGGCGGCCTGCGAGGGAGCGGTGCTGCTCATCGACGCGGCCCAGGGAATCGAGGCCCAGACCCTGGCGAACCTCTACCTTGCCCTCGAGAACGACCTGGCAATCATTCCCGTGCTCAACAAAATCGACCTTCCGGGCGCCCAACCGGAGAAGTACGCGCACGAGGTCGCGCAACTGATCGGCTGCGAGGAGGACGAGGTCCTGCGGGTGTCGGGCAAGACGGGCGAGGGCGTCGAGGCGCTCCTCGACCGCATCGTTGAGGTCGTCCCCGCCCCCGAAGGTAACCCCGACGCGCCGACCCGGGCGATGATCTTCGACTCCGTCTACGACACCTACAGGGGCGTGGTTACCTACGTGCGTGTCGTTGACGGTATCCTCTCGACCCGCCAGCGCGTGCGCATGATGTCAACGGGTGCCACCCACGAGCTGCTTGAGCTGGGCGTGATCTCCCCCGAACCCACCCCCGAGGAGGGTATCGGCGCGGGTGAGGTCGGGTACCTGATCACGGGCGTGAAGGACGTGCGCCAGTCTCGAGTTGGCGACACCGTGACCAGCCACGTGCACGGTGCGACCGAGCCTCTGGCTGGCTACCGAGACCCCAACCCGATGGTTTTCTCCGGCATCTACCCGGTTGACGGCTCGGACTTTCCCGATCTGCGCGACGCCCTCGAACGCCTCCAGCTCAACGACGCTGCCCTGACCTTCGAACCGGAATCCAGCGCCGCCCTCGGCTTCGGCTTCCGGTGTGGCTTCCTGGGCTTGCTGCACCTGGAGATCATTCGCGAGAGGCTCGAAAGAGAGTTCAACCTCGACCTGATCGCCACGGCGCCCAACGTCGTCTACCGCGTCATCACGGAGGACGGAACGCAGGTGCGTGTCGACAACCCGAGCGAGTTCCCCGAGGGCAAGATCTCCGAGGTATGCGAGCCCGTCGTGAACGCGACGATCCTGACCCCCACCGAGTTCACGGGGACCATCATGGAGCTGTGCCAGGAACGGCGCGGCTCCATGCGGGGCATGGACTATCTCAGCGAGGAGCGCGTTGAGCTGCACTACCAGCTGCCCCTGGCCGAGATCGTCTTTGACTTCTTCGACCAGCTCAAGTCCCGCACCCGCGGGTACGCATCCCTGGACTACCAGGAGAGCGGAGAACAGAGCGCCGATCTGGTCAAGGTCGACATCCTCCTCAACGGTGACCGCGTCGATGCCTTCAGCGCGATCGTTCACCGAGACGGCGCGTACGCCTACGGTCAGCGCATGACCAAGCGGCTCAAGGAACTCATTCCCCGCCAGCAATTCGAGATTCCGGTTCAGGCGGCGGTCGGCTCGCGAGTGATCGCCCGCGAGACCATCAAGGCGCTGCGCAAGGACATGCTCGCCAAGTGCTACGGCGGCGACATCACGCGTAAACGCAAGCTGCTGGAGAAGCAGAAGGAAGGCAAGAAGCGCATGAAGTCGATCGGACGGGTCGACGTTCCCCAGGAGGCGTTCATCGCTGCCCTGACGTCCGACGTTCCGACGGGCAAGAAGTGA
- the trmB gene encoding tRNA (guanosine(46)-N7)-methyltransferase TrmB, with the protein MSRTKSFTRRTRELAPNLARTWEAHASRYVVEPRRGVGYTTVAEDFRLDLPELFGRERAVTLEIGSGTGEQIVAAAAAHPERDFLALEVWVPGIAKLVSKAVSAGVDNIRVLEADAAQALPIMLGDGVLDEVWTFFPDPWRKARHRKRRLVCDDFALEVARLLRDGGAWRLATDWDDYAWQMRDVVEACELLDNPYAGQRPDPNDPQPGRGGFAPRFSGRVVTHFETRGTDARRRVHDIVGIRRPRG; encoded by the coding sequence ATGAGCCGCACGAAGTCGTTTACGAGGCGCACGCGCGAGCTTGCACCCAACCTGGCGCGCACGTGGGAGGCGCACGCGTCACGTTACGTCGTCGAGCCTCGCCGCGGAGTCGGATACACGACCGTTGCAGAGGACTTCCGGCTCGATCTACCCGAGCTTTTCGGGCGTGAGAGGGCGGTGACGCTGGAGATCGGATCGGGCACGGGCGAGCAGATCGTCGCCGCAGCAGCCGCCCACCCCGAGCGGGACTTTCTCGCCCTTGAAGTGTGGGTGCCGGGGATCGCCAAGCTCGTCTCCAAGGCGGTGAGCGCGGGCGTGGACAATATCCGGGTTCTCGAGGCAGACGCAGCTCAGGCCCTGCCCATCATGCTGGGGGATGGGGTCTTGGACGAGGTGTGGACCTTCTTCCCCGACCCGTGGCGCAAGGCGCGCCACCGCAAGCGGCGGCTGGTCTGCGACGACTTCGCGCTCGAGGTGGCGCGCCTCCTGCGCGACGGGGGAGCGTGGCGGCTCGCCACCGATTGGGACGACTACGCCTGGCAGATGCGCGACGTCGTCGAGGCGTGCGAGCTGCTGGATAATCCGTATGCCGGTCAGCGCCCGGACCCGAACGATCCTCAGCCCGGCCGCGGGGGTTTTGCCCCGCGCTTTTCGGGGCGCGTGGTCACCCACTTCGAGACGCGCGGCACGGATGCGAGGCGTAGGGTCCACGATATCGTCGGCATCCGGCGGCCCCGTGGCTAA
- the hemW gene encoding radical SAM family heme chaperone HemW, with translation MSPAQPDGVRWPVDGSLGPDLVEVDRRRPLSLYVHVPFCRVRCGYCDFNTYTVGFGPGAQVGDYAPSVLAEARLATRVMADAGMKARRAQTVFFGGGTPTMLATAELIEILRGLDEAVGIAKDAEVTLEANPDSVTRSGLRELAHAGFTRVSFGMQSAVPSVLRTLDRTHAPNRVPLVVEWAKEAGLSTSLDLIYGTPGEGLTDWETSLRCALSYRPDHISAYALVVEEGTKMGRQVARGELPTPDPDDEAAKYELADELLGEAGYAWYEISNFARVTEGDRSPVRAPTSYVHASRHNLAYWRDWDWWGLGPGAHSHVGRARWWNVKNPAAYAARVREGVSPAFAGEILSDETRELERVMLGVRTAEGIALDSLPVVADGEGGEVASGVRVEALVADGLIDGGEAAKGRVVLTLRGRLLADYVTRELMGY, from the coding sequence ATGAGCCCGGCGCAACCCGACGGCGTGCGCTGGCCGGTCGACGGCTCACTCGGTCCGGACCTGGTCGAGGTCGACCGCCGCCGTCCGCTCTCCCTGTACGTGCACGTTCCCTTCTGCCGGGTGCGCTGCGGATACTGCGATTTCAACACCTACACGGTCGGCTTCGGCCCGGGCGCGCAGGTGGGAGACTACGCCCCCTCCGTGCTGGCCGAGGCTCGACTCGCCACGCGCGTCATGGCGGATGCCGGGATGAAAGCGCGCCGGGCGCAGACGGTGTTCTTCGGGGGAGGAACGCCGACGATGCTGGCAACGGCGGAACTCATCGAGATCCTGCGCGGCCTTGACGAGGCGGTCGGCATCGCCAAGGACGCCGAGGTCACCCTGGAAGCCAATCCCGACTCGGTGACACGCTCCGGCCTGCGAGAGCTGGCGCACGCCGGATTCACCCGCGTCTCCTTCGGCATGCAATCGGCGGTCCCTTCCGTCCTTCGCACCTTGGATCGCACCCACGCTCCCAATCGCGTCCCCCTGGTAGTGGAGTGGGCCAAGGAAGCGGGTCTGTCGACCTCTCTCGACCTGATTTACGGAACCCCCGGTGAGGGGCTGACCGACTGGGAGACTTCTCTTCGGTGTGCGCTCTCATACCGGCCCGATCACATCAGCGCGTACGCCCTCGTCGTCGAAGAGGGAACCAAGATGGGCCGGCAGGTCGCCAGGGGAGAACTCCCCACCCCCGACCCCGACGATGAGGCTGCGAAGTATGAGCTGGCGGATGAGCTGCTGGGGGAGGCCGGCTACGCGTGGTATGAGATCTCCAACTTCGCGCGCGTGACGGAAGGCGACCGCTCGCCGGTCCGGGCGCCCACGTCCTACGTGCACGCCTCGCGACATAACCTGGCCTACTGGCGTGATTGGGACTGGTGGGGGCTCGGGCCCGGCGCCCACTCGCACGTCGGACGCGCGCGCTGGTGGAATGTCAAGAATCCCGCGGCGTACGCGGCGCGCGTGCGCGAGGGAGTTTCGCCCGCGTTTGCAGGAGAAATTCTCAGCGATGAGACGCGTGAGCTGGAGCGCGTGATGCTCGGTGTGCGTACCGCGGAGGGAATTGCGCTCGACAGTCTGCCCGTCGTCGCTGACGGGGAAGGTGGGGAGGTAGCGTCGGGCGTGCGCGTCGAAGCGCTCGTCGCTGATGGGCTCATTGATGGGGGCGAGGCCGCGAAAGGCCGGGTGGTCCTGACGCTGCGGGGACGCCTGCTGGCCGACTACGTGACGCGCGAGCTCATGGGGTATTGA
- a CDS encoding SatD family protein, with protein sequence MTLRYAVIADIVGSRTLTNRPDAQRTFEETFEKASQGLTLLEAPYATVGDEFQAVANSLEDALLLTLRSQLLLPPQLQLRFGIGAGRIEELPGGVHGHPRSRAADVASLQDGSAWWAARAAINRAHQVQDSSNPFIRTWFIADSSVEATISPNYQTCVNALLSLRDHAILKLSARHRRITASLLLGKTQVEIARVEKLSQQAISDFARGSGAGLIQSSLIIAEAARA encoded by the coding sequence GTGACTCTTCGTTATGCTGTCATCGCCGACATCGTTGGTTCCCGTACACTCACCAATCGCCCGGACGCCCAGCGCACCTTCGAGGAGACCTTCGAGAAGGCAAGTCAGGGGCTTACCTTGCTGGAGGCTCCCTACGCCACGGTTGGGGACGAGTTTCAGGCGGTCGCCAACTCGCTCGAAGACGCGCTCCTGCTGACGCTGCGCTCCCAGCTCCTCCTGCCCCCTCAGCTCCAGCTGCGCTTCGGCATCGGTGCCGGTCGCATCGAGGAGCTGCCCGGCGGGGTGCACGGACACCCGCGCTCGCGCGCAGCTGACGTGGCCTCGCTCCAGGACGGCTCGGCGTGGTGGGCGGCTCGCGCCGCAATCAACCGGGCGCACCAGGTGCAGGATTCCTCCAACCCCTTCATTCGTACCTGGTTCATCGCGGACTCTTCGGTCGAGGCCACGATCTCCCCGAACTACCAAACCTGCGTCAACGCGCTGCTGAGCCTGCGTGATCACGCCATCCTCAAGCTGTCGGCGCGCCACCGCCGGATCACCGCCTCGCTGCTGCTGGGCAAGACCCAGGTCGAGATCGCGCGGGTCGAGAAGCTCTCCCAGCAGGCGATTTCAGACTTCGCCCGGGGCTCGGGGGCAGGGCTGATTCAATCCTCGCTGATCATCGCGGAGGCGGCTCGTGCATGA
- a CDS encoding DUF3097 domain-containing protein, which translates to MVLEDVSSGWVGAVTRVEKSGGVHLVELEDRRGARRSFPLGPGFWLEGRPIEALPPRPAPASTQGWATASGRRVTNSGSFAPESSGPKVAKRSRIWVEGRHDADLIQHVWGEDLAEAGIAVQLLDGVDNLEDILEVFAPTERARAGVLVDHMVPRSKESRIAEAVSGRWPGAVLVLGHPFVDIWQAVKPERLGLRAWPQIPRGVDIKHGTLAALGWPHADQRDIAIGWKRILSTVRTYRDLEPALLGRVEELIDFVTVPWAQ; encoded by the coding sequence ATGGTGCTGGAAGACGTCTCCTCGGGCTGGGTGGGTGCGGTGACGCGCGTCGAGAAATCGGGCGGGGTACACCTGGTAGAACTCGAGGATCGGCGCGGCGCGCGTCGTTCCTTTCCCCTGGGTCCGGGCTTCTGGCTGGAGGGGCGGCCCATCGAAGCGCTCCCTCCCCGCCCTGCCCCCGCCTCGACCCAGGGGTGGGCCACGGCCTCGGGTCGCAGGGTGACGAATTCGGGGTCCTTCGCTCCCGAATCGAGCGGCCCCAAGGTCGCCAAGCGCTCGCGCATCTGGGTCGAGGGGCGCCACGACGCGGACCTCATCCAGCACGTGTGGGGCGAAGACCTGGCTGAGGCTGGGATCGCCGTGCAGCTGCTTGACGGCGTGGACAACCTGGAGGACATCCTGGAGGTGTTCGCACCGACCGAGCGCGCGCGGGCGGGCGTCCTCGTCGATCACATGGTGCCCCGGTCGAAGGAGTCGCGCATCGCTGAGGCCGTCTCGGGGCGCTGGCCGGGCGCGGTCCTCGTCCTCGGGCACCCCTTCGTCGACATCTGGCAGGCTGTCAAGCCCGAGCGGCTCGGCTTACGCGCGTGGCCCCAGATCCCGCGAGGAGTGGACATCAAGCACGGCACCCTCGCTGCCCTGGGGTGGCCGCACGCCGATCAGCGCGATATTGCGATCGGCTGGAAACGGATCCTTTCGACGGTGCGCACCTACCGCGACCTCGAGCCCGCCCTGTTGGGAC